One segment of Vibrio orientalis CIP 102891 = ATCC 33934 DNA contains the following:
- the rng gene encoding ribonuclease G: protein MSAELLINVTPSETRVAMIEGGTLQEIHVEREAKRGIVGNIYKGKVSRVLPGMQAAFVDIGLEKAAFLHASDIVPHTECVADNEKQQFQVRDISELVRQGQDIVVQVVKDPLGTKGARLTTDITLPSRYLVFMPGASHVGVSQRIESEQERNRLKKVVGHYCDENGGFIIRTAAEGADEKELSQDAAFLKRLWSKVIERRSKYKTRATLYGELGLSQRILRDFVGTELNKILVDSRIEFENLKEFTSEYVPELTDKLELYEGEKPIFDMYDTENEIQRSLERKVELKSGGYLIIDQTEAMTTVDINTGAFVGRRNLEETIFNTNIEATQAIARQLRLRNLGGIIIIDFIDMIADEHRNRVLTSLENALDKDRVKTNINGFTQLGLVEMTRKRTRESIEHILCSTCPTCEGRGSVKTVESVCYEILREVTRVNRAYDADKFVVYASPAVAETLQGDESHALAELEVFIGKQVKIQAEPLYIQEQFDVVMM from the coding sequence ATGAGTGCAGAGTTGCTGATCAACGTGACCCCGAGTGAAACTCGCGTGGCCATGATTGAGGGGGGAACCCTACAAGAAATCCATGTCGAACGTGAAGCGAAGCGCGGTATTGTTGGTAATATTTACAAAGGAAAAGTTAGCCGAGTGCTACCGGGTATGCAAGCCGCCTTTGTTGATATTGGTTTAGAAAAAGCGGCGTTTCTACATGCGTCTGATATTGTCCCGCATACCGAATGTGTTGCTGATAACGAAAAACAGCAGTTCCAAGTTCGTGATATCTCTGAGCTTGTTCGCCAAGGTCAAGATATTGTCGTGCAGGTTGTGAAAGACCCGCTCGGCACGAAAGGCGCGCGTTTAACCACAGATATTACCCTTCCTTCTCGCTATTTAGTCTTTATGCCAGGGGCAAGCCATGTTGGTGTCTCTCAGCGTATTGAGAGCGAGCAAGAGCGTAATCGCCTCAAGAAGGTGGTTGGTCACTACTGTGACGAAAATGGCGGTTTTATCATTCGTACTGCTGCAGAAGGTGCGGATGAGAAAGAGTTATCGCAAGATGCCGCTTTTCTTAAGCGTCTTTGGTCCAAGGTGATTGAGCGCCGCAGCAAATATAAAACTCGCGCCACTCTGTATGGTGAGTTAGGTCTATCACAGCGAATTTTACGCGATTTCGTCGGTACCGAGCTAAACAAAATTCTTGTCGACTCACGTATAGAATTTGAAAACCTCAAAGAGTTTACTTCTGAGTATGTCCCTGAGCTGACAGATAAACTTGAGCTTTATGAAGGTGAAAAACCGATCTTCGATATGTACGACACCGAGAACGAGATTCAACGTTCATTAGAGCGTAAAGTTGAACTTAAATCGGGTGGCTATCTGATTATCGATCAAACTGAAGCGATGACGACAGTTGATATCAATACCGGTGCTTTCGTTGGTCGACGCAATCTTGAAGAGACGATTTTCAACACTAACATTGAAGCGACTCAGGCCATTGCGCGTCAATTACGCCTGCGCAATTTAGGCGGCATCATCATTATCGATTTTATTGACATGATCGCAGATGAACATCGCAATCGTGTACTCACATCACTGGAAAATGCATTAGACAAAGATCGTGTTAAAACCAATATCAATGGTTTTACTCAGCTCGGTTTAGTTGAAATGACCCGCAAACGTACCCGTGAAAGCATCGAACACATCTTATGTTCAACTTGCCCAACCTGTGAAGGTCGTGGCAGCGTTAAGACTGTTGAGTCGGTGTGCTACGAAATCTTACGTGAAGTGACACGTGTTAATCGAGCTTATGATGCGGATAAATTTGTTGTTTATGCATCACCTGCGGTTGCCGAAACCCTGCAAGGCGATGAGTCTCATGCACTTGCAGAGCTAGAGGTCTTTATTGGTAAGCAAGTGAAGATTCAAGCTGAACCTCTCTATATTCAAGAGCAGTTTGACGTTGTAATGATGTAA
- a CDS encoding rod shape-determining protein yields MFKKLRGIFSNDLSIDLGTANTLIYVKGQGIVLDEPSVVAIRQDRNRAGKSVAAVGHAAKQMLGRTPGNISAIRPMKDGVIADFYVTEKMLQHFIKQVHDNSVLKPSPRVLVCVPCGSTQVERRAIRESALGAGAREVYLIDEPMAAAIGAGLRVSEPTGSMVVDIGGGTTEVAVISLNGVVYSSSVRIGGDRFDEAIINYVRRNYGSLIGEATAEKIKHEIGSAYPGDDVEEIEVRGRNLAEGVPRSFCLNSNEILEALQEPLTGIVSAVMVALEQCPPELASDISENGMVLTGGGALLKDLDRLLTEETGIPVVIAEDPLTCVARGGGKALEMIDMHGGDLFSEE; encoded by the coding sequence ATGTTCAAAAAACTTCGTGGCATATTTTCAAATGACCTATCTATCGATTTAGGTACTGCCAACACTCTTATTTACGTTAAAGGACAGGGTATCGTCCTAGACGAGCCTTCAGTAGTCGCTATTCGCCAAGACCGTAACCGTGCGGGCAAAAGCGTTGCAGCGGTTGGTCACGCAGCAAAACAAATGCTGGGTCGTACGCCAGGGAATATCTCGGCGATCCGTCCTATGAAAGATGGCGTTATTGCTGACTTCTACGTAACCGAAAAAATGCTACAGCACTTCATTAAGCAAGTGCATGACAACAGTGTATTAAAGCCAAGCCCGCGTGTTCTAGTGTGTGTACCTTGTGGTTCAACACAAGTAGAGCGTCGTGCAATCCGTGAATCAGCGCTAGGTGCTGGTGCGCGTGAGGTTTACTTGATTGATGAGCCAATGGCTGCAGCAATCGGTGCTGGCCTACGCGTATCTGAGCCAACAGGTTCAATGGTTGTCGATATCGGCGGTGGTACAACAGAAGTGGCGGTAATCTCACTAAACGGTGTGGTTTACTCTTCATCTGTACGTATTGGTGGTGACCGTTTTGATGAAGCGATCATCAACTATGTACGTCGTAACTACGGCAGCTTGATCGGTGAAGCAACGGCTGAAAAGATCAAACATGAGATTGGTTCTGCATATCCAGGTGATGATGTAGAAGAGATCGAAGTTCGCGGTCGTAACCTCGCTGAAGGTGTGCCTCGTAGCTTCTGCCTAAACTCAAATGAAATTCTTGAAGCGCTACAAGAACCTCTAACAGGTATTGTATCAGCTGTGATGGTTGCACTTGAGCAATGTCCACCAGAGCTAGCTTCAGACATCTCTGAAAACGGTATGGTTCTAACTGGTGGTGGTGCACTACTAAAAGACCTTGATCGTCTTCTAACTGAAGAAACAGGCATTCCAGTTGTTATCGCTGAAGATCCACTAACGTGTGTGGCTCGTGGTGGCGGTAAAGCTCTAGAAATGATCGATATGCACGGCGGCGATCTATTCAGCGAAGAATAA
- a CDS encoding YhdP family protein, with amino-acid sequence MTTTATRLTRLFLWLTVTVLIVLAIAVTGLRIALPQLNHFQPQIQAWVNQGSGLDFEISGLHGFWRNTHPSISLQGVKAQTPESSGIHFSAETVEVEIDLFQTIMQLQPVVADLNIYQLNLDITSVQWATGDDKSELKPQGEQKGVIQQLDQLFLRQLDSFTIADSQIHFLGIDGTERELNIAKLRWQNDGRHHLADGEISLANSQINSAKVKANFVDYGSLAEVSGEFYVSAQNVLVTPWLSKYLKTETGIEKGQISFNSWLTLEKSQPVSAYLELESSELIWQEGGRHELSIESGVLELEPIEQGWQVNAHSLKLRTDDKAWPELDMAFDWQPEQWRLNVSQLDIATITPLVKLAPNSQATSELIETFSLGGLVEDVRVSMSDGLDSLKYSAELSGGTMSQWELLPGVHHVSASVAGNLQQAKARVSLIDDVLPYGDVFQAPLNIKQGQVDIVWQNGEQGWSLWADKVTAATPDLQVLGAFRLDFPKERSPFLSFYAEADLYNAGETWRYLPTLALGRDLTDYLSTAIQGGRVNTAKLLWYGELGDFPYQNNNGMFQAWVGLKQAKFSFDTAWPAITDLQLDILFQNDAMYLDSHSATLMDVKAQRITGRIPVLGPDGHIEIEAQASAEGNAVRDYMTASPLVDSVGAALTAVQVDGPVKSKFQLNIPFDTDKEARAWGYADLNKNHVTIDAPPMTLETVSGRVEFDNDVVSAAGLSAELLTQPVSIDFGGENIAQGYGVAINVVGDWDVKPLAPYLGNQWVAPVGGHAPWQMDIDLQLNDIGFTYQIDTVADLKLVSSNYPAPLGKKSGEKGKAHLQASGNQESITARLQLPSAKYQTEIDIRPDVPVLKATNLVLGKGSFKISPITGHQAQVRTDQFNLDDWIELATQEQPSSSAVLAQMNTPQIPLPSRIDLDVKELTLANIEWNDVDFSAKRKGLGWYMNLDSQEAKGEASYLEPYDLSVSLERLHIYVPVLDEELKDKTMFDPTNDEQPLVSAFDRTFHQQIPNITLTIDDFWLQGYKVGKTHLDLQRQGEKIEWKKLSFESGSNKVNMDGWWQLNDKQSHTKFNIAMSGENNSDVMERFGISSGIQRAPFDISANIEWDGSPWSGRISSLQGDVKTELGKGVISDVSGAARLLGIFSLDSIIRKMQLDFTDVFDKGMAFNSITGSGSIRNGIFLTNDIKMDAVAGEMNIKGLANLNTRTVDAEVNFTPDITSGIPVLTAFAVTPQTALYVLAITTVISPVVEVFTQVNYEVKGPLDAPIVKELSRSQGEFKLPQKLREAVK; translated from the coding sequence GTGACTACGACTGCAACTCGTCTAACGCGACTTTTTCTTTGGCTGACCGTTACTGTGTTGATTGTTTTGGCAATCGCGGTAACGGGTCTGCGTATTGCACTGCCTCAGCTCAACCATTTTCAACCTCAGATTCAAGCTTGGGTTAACCAAGGCTCGGGGCTGGATTTTGAGATCTCTGGCCTGCATGGTTTTTGGCGCAACACTCACCCATCCATTTCACTGCAAGGGGTTAAAGCGCAAACCCCTGAGAGCAGTGGTATTCATTTTTCTGCTGAAACGGTAGAAGTTGAAATTGATCTGTTTCAGACGATTATGCAACTGCAACCTGTGGTTGCGGACTTGAATATCTACCAGCTCAATTTAGATATCACTTCAGTGCAGTGGGCAACGGGTGATGATAAGTCAGAGCTAAAACCGCAAGGTGAGCAGAAGGGCGTTATACAACAGTTAGACCAGTTGTTTCTTCGCCAGTTAGACAGCTTTACCATCGCGGATTCTCAAATTCACTTCTTAGGTATTGATGGCACCGAGCGTGAACTGAATATCGCCAAACTGAGATGGCAAAACGACGGCCGTCATCATCTTGCTGATGGTGAAATCAGCCTAGCTAACAGCCAAATTAACTCAGCCAAAGTCAAAGCAAACTTTGTTGATTACGGCTCGTTAGCGGAAGTGAGTGGCGAGTTTTATGTCTCTGCACAAAATGTGCTAGTCACACCTTGGCTGAGTAAGTACCTCAAAACAGAAACGGGTATTGAGAAAGGCCAAATCAGCTTTAATAGTTGGTTAACGCTTGAGAAAAGTCAGCCAGTGAGTGCTTACTTAGAGTTGGAGTCTTCAGAGCTGATTTGGCAAGAGGGCGGACGTCATGAGCTATCCATTGAATCAGGTGTTCTGGAACTTGAGCCGATCGAACAAGGTTGGCAAGTAAATGCCCACTCACTAAAACTAAGAACCGATGATAAAGCATGGCCTGAACTCGATATGGCCTTTGATTGGCAACCTGAGCAATGGCGCTTAAATGTTTCTCAACTCGATATTGCCACGATCACACCGTTAGTAAAACTGGCGCCAAATTCTCAAGCAACGTCAGAGTTAATCGAAACATTTTCGCTTGGTGGTTTAGTTGAAGATGTTCGCGTTTCGATGAGCGACGGCCTTGATAGCCTTAAGTACTCGGCAGAGTTGAGTGGCGGCACTATGTCTCAGTGGGAGCTATTGCCAGGTGTGCATCATGTGTCAGCTTCTGTCGCCGGTAACCTTCAGCAAGCCAAAGCAAGAGTCTCTTTGATTGATGATGTTTTGCCTTATGGTGATGTGTTTCAAGCTCCGCTTAATATTAAGCAGGGGCAGGTGGACATTGTGTGGCAAAACGGTGAGCAAGGTTGGAGTCTTTGGGCGGATAAAGTCACCGCTGCCACCCCCGATCTACAAGTTCTTGGCGCTTTCCGTCTTGATTTTCCTAAAGAGCGCAGCCCGTTCTTATCTTTCTATGCTGAAGCAGACCTCTATAACGCTGGTGAAACTTGGCGTTACTTACCAACTTTAGCGCTTGGTCGAGATCTCACGGACTATTTGAGTACCGCAATTCAAGGTGGTCGAGTTAATACGGCGAAATTGCTTTGGTATGGAGAGTTGGGTGACTTCCCGTACCAGAATAACAACGGCATGTTTCAGGCGTGGGTTGGCTTAAAGCAGGCTAAATTTAGCTTCGATACCGCTTGGCCAGCCATTACTGATTTACAGCTCGATATCCTGTTCCAAAATGATGCGATGTATCTTGATTCGCACAGCGCCACATTGATGGATGTTAAAGCTCAGCGCATTACTGGCCGTATTCCGGTCCTCGGGCCTGATGGGCACATTGAGATTGAAGCTCAAGCGAGTGCTGAAGGTAATGCGGTGCGCGATTATATGACAGCTTCTCCGCTAGTGGATTCTGTGGGTGCTGCTTTAACTGCGGTACAAGTGGATGGGCCGGTGAAATCGAAGTTTCAGCTGAACATTCCGTTTGATACGGACAAAGAGGCGCGCGCTTGGGGTTACGCTGACTTAAATAAAAACCATGTCACGATTGATGCTCCACCGATGACGTTAGAAACCGTGTCTGGTCGTGTTGAGTTTGATAACGATGTGGTCAGTGCCGCTGGGCTATCGGCAGAATTACTGACTCAGCCAGTCTCAATCGATTTTGGCGGAGAGAACATCGCTCAAGGTTATGGTGTGGCGATCAATGTAGTTGGAGATTGGGATGTCAAACCACTGGCTCCCTATCTTGGCAATCAATGGGTAGCCCCCGTTGGCGGCCATGCACCTTGGCAAATGGACATTGACCTGCAACTGAATGATATTGGCTTTACCTATCAAATAGATACCGTAGCTGACCTTAAGTTAGTAAGTAGTAACTACCCAGCGCCGTTAGGTAAAAAAAGTGGTGAAAAAGGTAAAGCGCACCTGCAAGCTTCAGGTAACCAAGAGAGTATTACCGCAAGGCTGCAACTGCCTAGTGCTAAGTATCAAACCGAAATCGATATTCGCCCCGATGTACCTGTTCTAAAAGCGACCAATTTAGTGTTGGGTAAAGGGAGCTTCAAAATTAGTCCGATTACTGGCCATCAAGCTCAAGTTCGCACTGACCAATTCAATCTAGATGATTGGATTGAACTCGCCACCCAAGAACAACCAAGCTCCTCTGCGGTATTAGCACAAATGAATACGCCGCAGATTCCGTTACCATCGAGAATTGATCTTGATGTAAAAGAGCTGACACTGGCCAATATTGAATGGAATGATGTCGACTTCAGCGCCAAACGTAAAGGTTTGGGTTGGTATATGAATCTCGATAGCCAAGAAGCGAAAGGCGAAGCGAGTTATCTTGAGCCATATGATTTATCGGTTTCTCTTGAACGCCTTCATATATATGTCCCTGTGCTGGATGAAGAGCTAAAAGACAAAACCATGTTCGATCCTACCAATGATGAACAACCATTGGTGAGTGCGTTCGATCGAACTTTCCATCAGCAGATCCCGAATATCACTCTGACTATTGATGACTTCTGGCTTCAGGGCTACAAGGTTGGTAAAACACATCTAGATCTCCAGCGCCAAGGCGAGAAAATAGAGTGGAAGAAGCTCTCGTTTGAAAGCGGGAGCAACAAGGTCAATATGGATGGCTGGTGGCAACTGAATGACAAGCAAAGCCACACTAAATTCAATATTGCTATGTCAGGTGAAAACAACAGCGACGTGATGGAGCGCTTTGGTATCTCTTCTGGTATCCAACGCGCGCCCTTTGACATTAGTGCCAATATTGAGTGGGATGGTTCTCCGTGGTCAGGTCGCATATCGAGTTTACAAGGCGATGTTAAGACTGAGCTAGGCAAAGGGGTCATTTCTGATGTCAGCGGTGCGGCGAGGTTACTGGGTATCTTTAGTCTCGACTCCATCATTCGTAAAATGCAGCTCGACTTTACCGATGTGTTTGATAAGGGG
- the mreC gene encoding rod shape-determining protein MreC codes for MKPIFGQGPSLQLRLFFAVILSASLMLADSRLGAFTQVRYLLNSMVAPIQYLADVPRVMFDGAYERFNIRRDYMESSHNLKREVLRLKNDLLLLDQYREENQRLRKLLGSSFIRDERKVVTEVMAVDTSPYRHQVVIDKGQIDGVYVGQPVANEKGIVGQVTFVSAHNSRVLLLTDSLSAIPVQVIRNDIRIIASGTGKSDRINLDHIPISLDIEEGDLLVTSGLGGVYPEGFPVAHVAEVERDTSREFALIEAEPVVDFERLRYLLLIWPNDSRQDKVQQSLSGTIEE; via the coding sequence ATGAAGCCTATTTTTGGCCAGGGACCTTCACTTCAGCTACGTCTGTTTTTTGCCGTCATTCTATCAGCCAGCCTTATGCTGGCTGATAGTCGTTTAGGCGCATTTACCCAAGTGCGTTATTTACTCAATAGCATGGTCGCTCCTATCCAATATTTAGCGGACGTGCCTCGAGTAATGTTTGATGGTGCTTATGAGCGCTTCAATATCCGCCGGGATTATATGGAAAGCTCTCATAATCTGAAACGTGAAGTGCTGCGTCTGAAAAATGACCTATTGCTGCTCGATCAATATCGAGAAGAAAATCAGCGCTTAAGAAAGTTGCTAGGCTCATCGTTCATCCGTGATGAGCGTAAAGTTGTGACCGAAGTGATGGCGGTCGACACCTCTCCATATCGTCACCAAGTGGTGATTGATAAAGGACAAATTGATGGCGTCTACGTTGGGCAGCCTGTGGCGAATGAAAAAGGTATCGTTGGCCAAGTGACGTTTGTTTCAGCGCACAATAGCCGCGTGCTTTTATTGACTGACAGCCTAAGCGCTATTCCTGTTCAAGTGATCCGTAACGATATTCGTATTATTGCCTCAGGCACGGGTAAATCTGATCGTATTAACCTTGATCATATCCCAATCAGTCTGGATATTGAGGAAGGCGATTTACTGGTGACATCGGGTTTAGGTGGCGTTTATCCAGAAGGTTTCCCAGTGGCTCACGTAGCTGAAGTCGAACGTGATACAAGCAGAGAGTTTGCCTTAATTGAAGCGGAACCTGTCGTCGACTTTGAACGTCTGCGTTATCTACTGCTTATTTGGCCGAATGACTCGCGTCAGGACAAGGTTCAACAATCCTTATCTGGAACTATTGAGGAATAA
- the mreD gene encoding rod shape-determining protein MreD, with translation MANSVLKGKFVIACSFLVALTLQTIPWPGVLDMLRPSWLLLVTCYWVLALPHRVNVGTALIVGLLWDLLLGSTLGIRGMMMSIVVYLVALNFLVIRNMALWQQAILIGIMSVVLDVLIFCGEYLIQDVMFNPVTMWSGLINCILWPWMFLLMRRVRRHWHVR, from the coding sequence ATGGCGAATAGTGTACTAAAAGGCAAATTTGTCATTGCATGCTCTTTCTTGGTGGCGTTAACCCTACAGACGATCCCTTGGCCTGGTGTGCTCGACATGTTACGACCCTCTTGGCTATTGCTCGTAACCTGTTACTGGGTACTAGCATTGCCTCATCGCGTTAACGTAGGCACCGCACTGATTGTTGGCCTGTTATGGGACTTACTATTAGGCTCAACCCTTGGTATCCGAGGGATGATGATGTCTATCGTCGTTTACCTTGTTGCGCTCAACTTTCTGGTAATTCGTAACATGGCACTGTGGCAACAGGCTATTCTAATAGGAATCATGTCGGTGGTTTTAGACGTGCTCATTTTCTGTGGTGAGTACCTGATTCAAGATGTAATGTTCAATCCTGTCACAATGTGGAGTGGGTTGATCAACTGCATCTTGTGGCCTTGGATGTTTTTATTAATGCGTCGGGTTAGACGCCATTGGCACGTAAGATAA
- a CDS encoding Maf family protein, producing the protein MTKPLILASGSPRRKELLTQLGFQFSVLKTDVEESQNQAETPFEYVSRLSRDKAMAAVELQPESVVLGSDTIVVCDDTVLEKPDNLAHAKQMLLMLSGREHQVMTAVTVATNEIQETVVVSTDVWFKTLSEQEIERYWQSGEPCDKAGSYGIQGIGGRFVTRIEGSYHAVVGLPLFETDQLLHKFL; encoded by the coding sequence ATGACTAAACCACTGATTTTGGCTTCAGGTTCGCCAAGAAGAAAAGAGCTACTTACTCAACTGGGCTTTCAATTTTCTGTTTTGAAAACCGATGTTGAAGAGAGCCAAAACCAAGCTGAAACGCCGTTTGAGTATGTATCACGTTTGTCTCGAGATAAAGCGATGGCTGCCGTTGAACTACAACCAGAATCAGTGGTGCTAGGTTCCGATACGATTGTCGTCTGTGACGATACAGTGCTAGAGAAACCGGACAACTTAGCGCATGCTAAACAGATGCTATTAATGCTTTCTGGCCGAGAGCATCAAGTAATGACCGCCGTAACGGTGGCGACTAACGAGATTCAAGAGACTGTCGTGGTATCGACAGACGTATGGTTTAAGACCCTGTCAGAGCAAGAAATAGAACGATATTGGCAATCGGGCGAACCATGCGATAAAGCTGGCAGTTATGGAATTCAAGGTATCGGTGGGCGTTTTGTCACCCGTATTGAAGGCAGCTATCACGCTGTTGTTGGCCTACCATTATTTGAAACTGACCAGCTCTTGCACAAATTTTTATAA